The following coding sequences are from one Bradyrhizobium sp. WSM471 window:
- a CDS encoding NAD(P)/FAD-dependent oxidoreductase, protein MSSLPSSVDVAIIGAGAAGLGAAHALAGSGLSAIVLEARDRLGGRAWTVQASPDVTFDVGCGWLHSADNNSFVAIAKQLGFEVNKDLPPWRERAYGNAFPKAERDDFMHAMDAFYQRLWKVAQKGQDVPASLSLEPGNRWNPMIDAISTYINGCELKDMSTLDWDAYEDSDLNWRVRRGYGALITAYGAPCPVALNCNVTLIDHSGQRIRIETSQGTLVADKVIVTVPTNLIANEAIRFSPSLPAKVDAAAGLPLGVDDKVTLALEDAEAFPKEGNLRGATMRTDMGTYHIRPFGQPCIEGFFGGSFARELEDAGEGAIAAQSIDEIAGLLGNDIRRKLKPLYESRWAHDPFARGSYSHALPGHAGDRAALVAPVDGRLFFAGEATSPSFFSTAHGARDSGERAAQEALGVLGKP, encoded by the coding sequence ATGAGCTCCCTGCCCTCCTCCGTCGACGTCGCGATCATCGGTGCGGGCGCCGCCGGCCTCGGCGCGGCGCATGCGTTGGCAGGCTCCGGCCTCTCCGCGATCGTGCTCGAGGCGCGGGACCGGCTCGGCGGCCGGGCCTGGACGGTGCAGGCCTCGCCCGACGTCACCTTCGACGTCGGCTGCGGCTGGCTGCATTCGGCGGACAACAACTCCTTCGTCGCGATTGCAAAGCAGCTCGGTTTCGAGGTCAACAAGGACCTCCCGCCCTGGCGCGAGCGCGCCTATGGCAACGCGTTTCCGAAAGCCGAGCGCGACGATTTCATGCACGCGATGGACGCCTTCTATCAGCGACTGTGGAAGGTCGCCCAGAAGGGCCAGGATGTACCCGCGAGCTTGAGCCTGGAGCCCGGCAATCGCTGGAATCCCATGATCGACGCGATCTCCACCTACATCAACGGCTGCGAGCTGAAGGACATGTCGACGCTGGACTGGGACGCCTACGAGGACAGCGACCTCAACTGGCGCGTCCGCCGCGGTTACGGCGCTCTGATCACGGCCTATGGCGCGCCCTGCCCGGTGGCGCTGAACTGCAACGTCACGCTGATCGATCATTCCGGCCAGCGCATCCGCATCGAGACATCGCAGGGCACGCTGGTCGCGGACAAGGTGATCGTCACCGTGCCGACCAATCTCATCGCCAATGAGGCGATCCGGTTCTCGCCATCTCTCCCCGCCAAGGTCGATGCCGCAGCCGGCCTGCCGCTCGGCGTCGACGACAAGGTGACGCTGGCGCTCGAGGATGCCGAAGCCTTCCCGAAGGAAGGAAATTTGCGCGGCGCCACCATGCGCACCGACATGGGCACCTATCATATCCGCCCGTTCGGCCAGCCCTGCATCGAAGGCTTTTTCGGCGGCAGCTTTGCGCGCGAACTGGAAGATGCCGGCGAAGGCGCTATTGCAGCGCAAAGCATCGACGAGATCGCAGGCCTGCTCGGCAACGATATCAGGCGAAAGCTGAAGCCGCTCTACGAGTCGCGCTGGGCGCACGACCCTTTCGCAAGAGGCTCCTATTCGCACGCGCTGCCGGGCCACGCCGGCGATCGCGCCGCGCTGGTCGCGCCGGTGGATGGGCGATTGTTCTTCGCGGGCGAAGCGACGTCGCCGAGCTTTTTCTCGACGGCGCATGGGGCGAGGGATTCAGGGGAACGCGCGGCGCAGGAAGCGCTGGGGGTTCTGGGCAAACCGTAA
- a CDS encoding IS110 family transposase has product MDILYERVAGLDVHKDTVVACLRIMVEGKAQRECRTFAATTEQLAELRRWLEESRCTHVAMEATGVYWMPVFRILGEGAFELIVANAAHIKNVPGRKTDMNDAMWIADLLACGLIKGSFIPEERVQELRALTRTRKQLVREQTRHVQRIDKTLAEANIKLGSVISDIMGASGRRIIQAMINGERQPNKLAELAGKQIKASPKELYDALHGRLTDHHRFLLALHLQQWDVLDETIRRLDAEIAERIERMEAEADGRKIPFRHLIGLLTTVPGVSAVAAPAILSEIGADMSRFRTAGHLVAWTGLCPGQNESAGKRKSSRLRKGAPWLKTMLVQCAWAAKRSKNSYYRTQFFRLQAKRGPQKAICAVAASILTAIYHILKDGTEHRDLGAAYFDRRPMEVQANRLVARLKKLGFTVQLQPTAEAA; this is encoded by the coding sequence ATGGATATTCTGTACGAGCGGGTGGCGGGCCTGGATGTGCATAAGGACACAGTTGTGGCCTGCCTGCGGATCATGGTCGAGGGGAAGGCGCAGCGAGAGTGCCGGACCTTTGCGGCCACGACTGAGCAGCTTGCAGAGCTGCGACGATGGCTGGAGGAAAGCCGGTGCACGCATGTGGCGATGGAGGCGACGGGCGTCTACTGGATGCCGGTGTTCCGGATTCTGGGCGAAGGCGCTTTTGAACTGATCGTCGCCAATGCGGCGCACATCAAGAATGTTCCGGGACGCAAGACCGACATGAACGATGCGATGTGGATCGCCGACCTGTTGGCCTGCGGGCTGATCAAGGGCAGCTTCATTCCGGAAGAGCGGGTGCAGGAGCTGCGTGCCCTGACGCGAACACGCAAGCAACTGGTGCGCGAACAGACGCGGCACGTTCAGCGGATCGACAAGACGCTGGCAGAAGCCAACATCAAGCTCGGCTCGGTCATCTCCGACATCATGGGCGCGAGCGGCCGGCGGATCATCCAGGCGATGATCAACGGCGAGCGGCAGCCGAACAAGCTGGCCGAGCTTGCCGGCAAGCAGATCAAGGCGTCGCCGAAGGAGCTTTACGATGCGTTGCACGGCCGCCTGACGGATCACCATCGCTTTCTACTCGCGCTTCATCTGCAGCAATGGGATGTTCTGGATGAGACGATTCGCCGGCTTGATGCCGAAATCGCCGAGCGGATCGAACGTATGGAAGCGGAGGCGGACGGTCGCAAGATCCCCTTTCGCCACCTGATCGGGTTGCTGACCACGGTCCCCGGCGTCAGCGCGGTCGCAGCGCCGGCAATTTTGTCCGAGATCGGCGCTGACATGAGCCGCTTCCGGACTGCTGGCCATCTCGTCGCCTGGACCGGCCTGTGCCCCGGGCAAAACGAGAGCGCCGGCAAGCGCAAATCCTCGCGCCTGCGCAAGGGGGCACCGTGGCTCAAGACCATGCTCGTCCAATGTGCTTGGGCCGCCAAGCGTAGCAAAAACAGCTATTACCGAACTCAGTTCTTCCGATTGCAGGCCAAGCGCGGGCCGCAAAAAGCCATCTGTGCTGTCGCCGCTTCGATCCTCACCGCTATCTACCACATCCTCAAAGACGGCACCGAGCACCGCGATCTCGGTGCCGCCTACTTCGATCGCCGGCCCATGGAGGTCCAAGCAAACCGCCTCGTCGCGCGCCTCAAGAAGCTCGGCTTCACTGTCCAACTCCAGCCCACGGCGGAGGCAGCCTGA
- a CDS encoding GNAT family N-acetyltransferase, whose product MSTTLIEVRPAKAADATAVASTHDEAWRSAYQGIIPGAELEKLINRRGPQWWDSAIRKGSRVSVLVFGDKIAGYANYGRNRARSLHFDGEVYELYLRPEFQGLGFGRRLFTAARRDLMQSGLKSMVVWALSDNDPATEFYRALGGRMVARSSERFGPKSLDKVAFAWTN is encoded by the coding sequence ATGAGCACAACCCTGATCGAGGTCCGGCCGGCCAAAGCCGCAGATGCAACTGCGGTAGCGTCCACCCATGACGAAGCCTGGCGCTCCGCCTATCAGGGCATCATTCCCGGCGCCGAACTGGAAAAGCTGATCAACCGCCGCGGTCCGCAATGGTGGGACAGCGCGATCCGCAAGGGCAGCCGCGTCAGCGTCTTGGTGTTCGGCGACAAGATCGCGGGCTACGCCAATTACGGCCGCAACCGCGCCCGTAGCCTGCATTTCGACGGCGAGGTCTACGAGCTCTATCTGCGTCCTGAATTCCAAGGCCTGGGCTTTGGCCGCCGCCTGTTCACCGCGGCCCGCCGCGACCTGATGCAGAGCGGCCTGAAGAGCATGGTGGTGTGGGCGCTTTCGGACAACGATCCGGCCACCGAGTTCTACCGCGCGCTGGGCGGCCGCATGGTGGCGCGCTCCTCGGAGCGTTTCGGGCCGAAGTCGCTCGACAAGGTTGCCTTCGCTTGGACCAATTGA
- a CDS encoding enoyl-CoA hydratase — translation MAYEHILYEVSDKVATITLNRPDRMNAWTPIMERDVRHAMEASSADDNVRVIVITGAGRAFCAGADMDALKGLDPDDVRRASNLPPFDMNRRPDWQTRYGFYPSIGKPVIAMLNGATAGIGLVHALYCDLRFAADNTVFTTAFARRGLIAEHGISWMLPRIVGHANAMDLLLSARRVSSDEALRIGLVNRLCSPEKLREETYAYARDLADFVSPSAMAVIKRQLYEVPFQTLAEATIAANRDMMVALNGSDFREGVASFMEKRPPRFTGK, via the coding sequence ATGGCCTACGAACACATTCTCTATGAGGTCAGCGACAAAGTCGCGACCATCACGCTCAACCGTCCCGACCGCATGAATGCGTGGACGCCCATCATGGAGCGGGACGTGCGCCATGCGATGGAAGCATCGAGCGCCGATGACAATGTCCGGGTCATCGTCATCACCGGGGCAGGCCGTGCCTTCTGCGCCGGTGCCGACATGGACGCGTTGAAGGGGCTCGACCCCGATGATGTCAGGCGTGCGTCGAACCTGCCGCCGTTCGACATGAACCGGCGGCCCGATTGGCAGACGCGCTATGGCTTCTACCCGTCGATCGGAAAGCCTGTCATCGCCATGCTCAACGGCGCGACCGCCGGCATCGGCCTCGTCCACGCGCTCTATTGCGACCTGCGCTTTGCCGCCGACAACACGGTGTTCACGACAGCCTTCGCGCGGCGCGGCCTGATCGCCGAGCACGGCATCAGCTGGATGCTGCCGCGAATCGTCGGCCACGCCAACGCGATGGATCTGTTGCTCTCGGCGCGCCGTGTTTCGAGTGACGAGGCGCTGCGGATCGGCTTGGTCAACCGGCTCTGCTCACCAGAGAAGCTGCGCGAGGAGACCTATGCCTATGCGCGCGATCTCGCCGATTTCGTCTCGCCCAGCGCGATGGCCGTGATCAAGCGGCAGCTCTACGAGGTGCCGTTCCAGACGCTGGCCGAGGCGACGATCGCGGCCAATCGGGACATGATGGTGGCGCTGAACGGCAGCGATTTCCGGGAGGGAGTCGCGAGCTTCATGGAGAAGCGGCCACCGAGGTTTACGGGGAAGTAG
- a CDS encoding YggT family protein, with translation MRAVLDIVIIVLDLYVWLLIASAILSWLIAFNVVNTRNQFVSAVAEFLYRITEPVLAPIRNFLPSLGGLDISPIILILLIMFIERVILYYIYPNVI, from the coding sequence ATGCGTGCCGTTCTCGACATCGTCATCATCGTGCTCGACCTTTACGTCTGGCTGCTGATCGCGTCCGCGATCCTGTCCTGGCTGATCGCCTTCAACGTCGTGAACACCCGCAATCAGTTCGTTTCGGCGGTAGCGGAGTTCCTGTACCGAATCACGGAGCCGGTCCTGGCGCCGATTCGCAATTTCCTGCCCAGCCTCGGCGGCCTCGACATCTCGCCGATCATCCTGATCCTGCTCATCATGTTCATCGAGCGGGTGATCCTGTATTACATCTACCCGAACGTGATCTAA
- a CDS encoding glutamine amidotransferase has translation MSFRTDRFGGAEVVPFPRRTPNVAASETRLPVLIILHQESSTPGRVGNALRALGHRLDVRRPRFGDPLPETLDQHAGAVVFGGPMSANDPDDYIRREIDWIEIPLREQRPFLGICLGAQMLAKQLGARVAPHADALTQIGYYPIRPTEAGHRLCPNWPARVYHWHREGFELPVGTELLAEGDDFPVQAFRTGNAFGVQFHPDVTYAMMHCWTTRGYDGLSAPGARQRHHHFADRAVYDVAERAWLDHFIDGWLARRPVLAQAAE, from the coding sequence ATGTCGTTCCGGACGGACAGGTTTGGTGGCGCAGAAGTGGTGCCCTTCCCCAGAAGGACGCCGAACGTCGCCGCCTCCGAAACCCGGTTGCCGGTTCTGATCATCCTGCATCAGGAATCCTCGACGCCCGGCCGCGTCGGCAATGCGCTGCGCGCGCTCGGCCATCGCCTCGACGTCCGACGTCCCCGTTTCGGCGATCCGCTGCCTGAGACCCTCGACCAGCATGCCGGCGCTGTGGTCTTCGGCGGTCCCATGAGCGCCAACGATCCCGACGACTACATCCGTCGCGAGATCGACTGGATCGAAATCCCGCTCCGCGAACAGCGGCCGTTCCTCGGCATCTGCCTCGGCGCGCAGATGCTGGCGAAGCAGTTAGGGGCCCGCGTTGCGCCGCATGCGGATGCACTGACCCAGATCGGCTACTACCCGATCCGCCCGACAGAAGCGGGACACCGGCTCTGCCCGAATTGGCCGGCGCGGGTCTATCACTGGCATCGCGAAGGCTTCGAGTTGCCGGTCGGCACTGAATTGCTTGCGGAAGGCGATGATTTTCCGGTGCAGGCGTTCCGCACCGGCAACGCTTTCGGCGTGCAGTTTCATCCTGACGTGACCTACGCGATGATGCATTGCTGGACCACGCGCGGCTATGACGGGCTCAGCGCGCCCGGCGCCCGGCAGCGGCATCATCATTTCGCGGACCGTGCCGTCTACGATGTCGCGGAACGCGCCTGGCTCGATCATTTCATCGACGGCTGGCTCGCGCGCCGGCCGGTTCTGGCGCAAGCCGCCGAGTGA
- the ppa gene encoding inorganic diphosphatase yields MRIDAVSIGKNVPHDVNVIIEVPVGGEPIKYEMDKEAGTLVVDRFLYTPMRYPGNYGFIPHTLSDDGDPCDVLIINTRAIIPGAVMSVRPVGVLFMEDEAGGDEKILAVPSSKLTQRYDKVKSYSDLPDITLQQIQHFFEHYKDLEPGKWVKILRWGGPEDAHKLILEGIDREKKKKA; encoded by the coding sequence ATGCGTATCGATGCGGTCTCGATCGGGAAAAACGTCCCCCACGACGTCAACGTCATCATCGAAGTTCCCGTAGGCGGCGAACCGATCAAATACGAGATGGACAAGGAAGCCGGCACGCTGGTGGTCGACCGCTTCCTCTACACGCCGATGCGTTACCCCGGAAACTACGGCTTCATTCCGCACACGCTGTCCGATGACGGCGATCCCTGCGACGTCCTTATCATCAACACCCGCGCCATCATTCCAGGCGCGGTCATGAGCGTGCGCCCGGTCGGCGTGCTGTTCATGGAAGACGAAGCCGGCGGCGACGAGAAGATTCTTGCGGTGCCGTCGTCGAAGCTCACCCAGCGCTACGACAAGGTGAAGTCGTATTCCGACCTGCCGGACATCACGCTCCAGCAGATCCAGCACTTCTTCGAACACTACAAGGATCTCGAACCAGGCAAGTGGGTGAAGATCCTGCGCTGGGGCGGACCCGAGGATGCGCACAAGCTGATCCTCGAAGGCATCGATCGCGAGAAGAAGAAGAAGGCCTGA
- a CDS encoding dienelactone hydrolase family protein, whose product MRLLNILVLLAFLALLTAPPVRAQVIFGSSGAEGDPFRRQQWRVPSPDTDIAAHALLFRPPGAGPFRLAVIAHASTQNGLRRAQTPQPEYRALTAFLIARGFAVLVPERLGHGVTGGRYVEDQGGCDEADYVRSGRATADQIALALDYVRKQDFIRNDAAIVIGHSAGGWGALALANADPKAISAIIAIAPGRGGHANDEPNRICAPHTLLAAAAEFGKAARIPVTWLVAANDSYFAPSFSLALVDAFRRSGGKVEFRALPALGSEGHWMIEGEAGVKAASAELDRALKPAAGKKP is encoded by the coding sequence ATGCGGCTCCTCAACATTCTCGTGCTCCTGGCTTTCTTGGCCTTGCTGACCGCGCCGCCCGTGCGCGCTCAGGTCATTTTCGGTTCGTCCGGAGCGGAGGGCGATCCGTTTCGCCGGCAGCAATGGCGCGTGCCGTCACCGGATACCGACATCGCCGCACATGCCCTGCTGTTTCGCCCGCCGGGTGCTGGCCCGTTCCGGCTTGCGGTGATCGCGCATGCTTCGACGCAAAATGGCTTGCGGCGCGCGCAAACACCACAGCCGGAATACCGCGCACTTACGGCATTCCTCATCGCGCGCGGCTTCGCCGTGCTGGTGCCGGAACGGCTCGGCCATGGCGTAACAGGCGGCCGTTATGTCGAGGACCAGGGCGGCTGCGACGAGGCGGACTATGTGCGCTCGGGCCGCGCAACGGCCGACCAAATCGCGCTCGCGTTGGACTATGTGCGAAAGCAGGATTTTATCCGGAACGACGCCGCGATCGTGATCGGCCATTCCGCCGGCGGTTGGGGCGCGCTGGCGCTCGCGAATGCCGATCCGAAGGCGATCTCCGCCATCATCGCCATTGCGCCGGGGCGCGGTGGCCATGCCAATGACGAGCCGAACCGGATCTGCGCGCCGCACACGCTGCTCGCGGCGGCGGCTGAATTCGGCAAGGCCGCGCGCATCCCGGTCACGTGGCTCGTCGCCGCCAATGACAGCTACTTTGCACCGTCATTTTCGCTTGCGTTGGTCGACGCGTTTCGGCGCAGCGGCGGCAAGGTCGAGTTCCGTGCGCTGCCGGCCCTGGGGAGCGAGGGGCACTGGATGATCGAGGGCGAGGCCGGCGTCAAAGCCGCGAGTGCCGAACTCGATCGCGCGCTGAAGCCGGCGGCTGGCAAAAAGCCATGA
- a CDS encoding TerB family tellurite resistance protein: MLDGLRQFIADIVAPHAQDRAFGDSDYRLAATALLVHVISLDGQPTAAEQRKLHSLIESHFGLDRGTADRLIADATEVEGEAVDLYHFTSIMMRSLDEEGRKRVVQMMWELVYADGQVTEFEDNVVWRASDLLGISQRDRIDLKHAVADRAGGQVKDSAVGG; this comes from the coding sequence ATGCTCGACGGCCTGCGCCAATTCATCGCCGACATTGTTGCTCCCCATGCCCAGGACCGTGCATTCGGTGACAGTGATTACCGCCTGGCGGCGACCGCGCTGCTGGTTCACGTGATCTCGCTGGACGGCCAGCCGACGGCTGCCGAGCAGCGCAAATTGCACAGCCTGATCGAAAGCCATTTTGGGCTCGATCGCGGCACTGCGGATCGCCTGATCGCGGATGCGACCGAGGTCGAGGGCGAGGCGGTCGACCTCTATCACTTCACCAGCATCATGATGCGCTCGCTCGACGAAGAGGGCCGCAAGCGGGTCGTCCAGATGATGTGGGAGCTCGTCTACGCCGACGGCCAGGTTACCGAGTTCGAGGATAATGTGGTCTGGCGCGCTTCCGACCTGCTCGGGATTTCGCAACGCGACCGGATCGATCTGAAGCACGCGGTCGCAGATCGTGCCGGTGGTCAGGTCAAGGACAGCGCGGTCGGTGGGTGA
- a CDS encoding SDR family oxidoreductase, protein MTERVTLITGASAGIGTELARVFAANGHRLALTARRVDRLEALANELAAKGGKKPIVIACDLQDADAGEKIAAALAAEGVELDHLVNNAGFGVFGDALERDRVEQLGIVDVNVRALTDLSLRFADQLIRNKGGLLNVGSVAGFLPGPGMAVYYASKAYVISFTEALRAELAPHGVRVTVLCPGPVPTEFQARAGVGSGHDTALLNVPAAEVARQAYRGLMANKRAVLPGLGIKIVPFALRFFPRGFILSATSRFQRQRQ, encoded by the coding sequence GTGACTGAGCGGGTAACGTTGATCACCGGTGCCTCGGCGGGCATCGGCACGGAGCTGGCGCGTGTGTTCGCCGCGAACGGACACCGTCTTGCGCTGACGGCGCGACGCGTGGACCGGCTCGAGGCGCTCGCGAACGAGCTCGCCGCCAAGGGCGGCAAAAAGCCGATCGTGATCGCCTGCGATCTCCAGGACGCGGATGCCGGCGAGAAGATCGCCGCCGCACTTGCTGCCGAAGGCGTCGAGCTCGATCATCTCGTCAACAATGCCGGCTTCGGCGTATTCGGTGACGCACTCGAGCGCGACCGGGTCGAGCAGCTCGGCATCGTGGATGTCAATGTCCGGGCTCTGACGGATCTGTCGCTGCGCTTCGCCGATCAGCTGATCAGGAACAAGGGCGGTCTTCTCAATGTCGGATCGGTCGCCGGCTTTCTGCCCGGCCCCGGCATGGCCGTCTACTACGCGTCCAAGGCCTATGTGATTTCCTTCACCGAGGCCCTTCGGGCGGAGCTTGCACCGCACGGCGTTCGCGTCACCGTCCTTTGCCCGGGCCCGGTGCCCACCGAATTCCAGGCGCGCGCCGGCGTTGGGTCCGGACATGATACGGCCCTTCTCAATGTTCCCGCCGCCGAGGTCGCACGGCAGGCCTATCGCGGCCTGATGGCCAACAAGCGGGCAGTGCTCCCTGGTCTGGGCATCAAGATTGTGCCATTTGCACTGCGGTTTTTCCCGCGCGGCTTCATCCTGTCGGCCACCAGCCGGTTTCAGAGGCAAAGACAGTAA
- a CDS encoding thiol-disulfide oxidoreductase DCC family protein, with protein sequence MPNWPDDDVILFDGVCIFCSRWVRFVAKRDTAKRFRFTPIQSDYGARLARAFGIDPDDPDTNAVIHGGEVFMKSDAALTVLSKLPGWAWVSALFAVPKPLRDPIYSLIARNRYRIFGKYDACFVPDADLRTRVIE encoded by the coding sequence ATGCCAAATTGGCCTGACGATGACGTGATCCTGTTCGATGGGGTCTGCATCTTCTGCTCGCGTTGGGTACGATTCGTCGCCAAACGAGACACGGCGAAGCGGTTTCGCTTCACGCCGATTCAATCTGACTATGGCGCCCGGCTCGCGCGCGCGTTCGGCATCGATCCGGATGATCCCGACACCAATGCCGTCATTCACGGCGGCGAGGTGTTCATGAAGTCGGACGCGGCGCTGACGGTGCTGTCAAAGCTCCCCGGCTGGGCTTGGGTGAGCGCACTGTTCGCCGTACCCAAGCCGCTGCGAGACCCGATCTACAGCCTCATTGCGCGGAATCGCTATCGGATTTTCGGGAAGTACGATGCGTGCTTCGTGCCGGATGCGGATTTGCGGACACGGGTGATCGAGTAA
- a CDS encoding bifunctional methylenetetrahydrofolate dehydrogenase/methenyltetrahydrofolate cyclohydrolase encodes MTAKIIDGKVIAAELRARVADEVARVKREHNLVPGLAVVLVGSDPASEVYVRSKHTQTQAAGMASFEHKLPADVSQADLLALVAKLNGDPAVHGILVQLPLPKGLNTEAVVNAIDPAKDVDGLHPNNAGRLAGGFEALSPCTPLGCIILTKSVHASLEGMNAIVIGRSNLVGRPLVQLLLNENATVTIAHSRSRDLPGLVKRADLVYAAVGKSEMVRGDWLKPGATVIDVGINRIPKDDGKTRLVGDVAYQEALAVAGAITPVPGGVGQMTVACLLVNTLRAACAIAGLPKPAV; translated from the coding sequence ATGACCGCCAAGATCATCGACGGAAAAGTCATCGCCGCGGAACTGCGCGCCCGCGTCGCCGACGAGGTCGCACGCGTCAAGCGCGAGCACAATCTCGTGCCGGGCCTTGCGGTGGTCCTGGTCGGAAGTGACCCGGCGAGCGAGGTCTATGTTCGCTCGAAGCACACCCAGACCCAGGCCGCCGGTATGGCCTCGTTCGAGCACAAGCTGCCGGCCGACGTCTCGCAGGCAGATCTCCTGGCGCTGGTCGCAAAACTCAACGGCGATCCCGCCGTGCACGGTATTCTGGTGCAATTGCCGCTGCCCAAGGGCCTCAACACCGAGGCCGTCGTCAATGCCATCGATCCCGCCAAGGACGTCGACGGGCTGCATCCGAACAATGCCGGCCGCCTCGCCGGCGGCTTCGAGGCGCTGTCGCCCTGCACGCCGCTCGGCTGCATCATTTTGACCAAGAGCGTGCATGCCTCGCTCGAAGGCATGAACGCCATCGTCATCGGCCGCTCCAACCTCGTCGGCCGCCCGCTGGTGCAGCTATTGCTGAACGAGAATGCAACGGTGACCATCGCGCATTCGCGCTCGCGCGACCTGCCCGGGCTCGTGAAGCGCGCAGATCTCGTCTACGCCGCGGTCGGAAAGTCCGAGATGGTGCGCGGCGACTGGCTGAAGCCGGGGGCGACCGTGATCGACGTCGGCATCAACCGGATCCCGAAGGACGACGGCAAGACGCGTCTCGTCGGCGATGTTGCCTATCAGGAAGCGCTCGCCGTGGCTGGCGCCATCACGCCTGTGCCGGGCGGCGTCGGTCAGATGACGGTCGCGTGCCTGCTCGTGAACACCTTGCGTGCGGCCTGCGCGATTGCGGGGCTGCCGAAGCCGGCGGTGTAG
- a CDS encoding DUF167 domain-containing protein: MPKNLGIKEPWRYGAAGISIALRVTPRGGRDDIDGIEQLSDGRSVLKVRVRAIADGGEANRAVLVLLAKSLGVPKASVKLLSGATSRLKQIAVDGDPARLGEALRQLASAKSTD; the protein is encoded by the coding sequence TTGCCAAAGAACCTTGGTATCAAGGAACCTTGGCGTTACGGGGCCGCAGGCATCAGCATCGCGCTGCGGGTAACGCCGCGCGGCGGCCGCGACGACATCGACGGGATCGAGCAGCTCTCCGATGGCCGTAGCGTGCTCAAGGTGCGTGTGCGCGCCATCGCCGATGGCGGCGAGGCCAACAGGGCCGTTCTGGTGCTGCTGGCGAAATCGCTTGGCGTGCCCAAGGCCAGCGTCAAACTCCTGTCGGGAGCGACCTCGCGGCTGAAGCAGATCGCGGTCGACGGCGATCCGGCGCGGCTCGGCGAAGCCCTGCGCCAGCTCGCATCAGCCAAATCGACAGACTAA